One genomic window of Planifilum fulgidum includes the following:
- a CDS encoding carbohydrate ABC transporter permease, giving the protein MKRIFVRPLFYVIVIGYAIVTIGPFLWSVFTSFKMTPDINTLWVPLERLTFENYENIVLSDEYPFARWFFNSLLVAAIVTTGNVVFNSMAGYALARIPFPGRKALFLTILAVMMVPGQVILVPMYILLSNLGWINTYAGLTIPFLTQSFGIFLMRQFFLSIPRELEEAGFLDGLSRWGVFWRIAMPLARPAIATQIIFMFLGNWNSFMWPNLLTSSEEMYTLPVGLNSLYGEYDAFWNHVLAGAMFMTVPVIIVFLIFQRHFIKGLATTGLK; this is encoded by the coding sequence TTGAAGCGAATATTTGTCCGACCCCTGTTCTACGTCATCGTGATCGGTTACGCCATCGTGACCATCGGTCCTTTTCTCTGGTCCGTTTTCACCTCCTTCAAGATGACGCCGGACATCAACACCCTGTGGGTGCCCCTGGAGAGGCTCACCTTTGAAAACTATGAAAACATCGTGCTGAGCGACGAATACCCCTTTGCCCGCTGGTTTTTTAACAGCCTCCTGGTGGCGGCGATCGTCACCACGGGCAACGTGGTCTTCAATTCCATGGCGGGGTACGCCCTGGCCCGGATTCCCTTTCCCGGGCGCAAGGCGCTGTTTTTGACGATTTTGGCGGTGATGATGGTTCCGGGTCAGGTGATCCTTGTTCCCATGTATATCCTCCTGAGCAACTTGGGCTGGATCAACACCTACGCCGGTTTGACCATCCCCTTCCTCACCCAGAGCTTCGGCATCTTCCTGATGCGCCAGTTTTTCCTGTCCATTCCCCGGGAGCTGGAAGAGGCGGGCTTCCTGGACGGCTTGAGCCGCTGGGGCGTCTTTTGGCGGATCGCGATGCCTTTGGCGAGGCCGGCCATAGCCACCCAGATCATCTTCATGTTTCTGGGGAACTGGAACAGCTTCATGTGGCCCAACCTGCTGACCAGCTCGGAGGAGATGTACACCCTTCCCGTCGGGTTGAACAGCCTTTACGGGGAGTACGACGCCTTCTGGAACCACGTGCTGGCCGGCGCCATGTTCATGACGGTACCGGTGATCATCGTCTTCCTCATCTTCCAGCGCCACTTCATCAAGGGGTTGGCGACGACGGGTCTCAAGTGA
- a CDS encoding carbohydrate ABC transporter permease, which translates to MGYLFTLPVIVSLAVFLIGPIFYAFFLSFQSFTFLNPEGAEFVGLDNYIQMFQDERFLRALLNTSIYSLGVVPVQVSIALMLALIVNSKIKGKTFFRVAYFLPTVTSTVAVSVMFLFLFKKDGLVNHILGFFGIAARSWFDDVTFALPSIMMMAVWSTVGQFMVIYLAGLQDIPDDLYEAAQIDGANRWQQFWHITLPMLKPTTFFIVVMSIIGTFQVFDQMYVISGGDGGPLDATLTVVLYLYNKAFRDFEMGYASAIAFFLFFVILILTLIQRKFFGEEMRM; encoded by the coding sequence ATGGGCTACCTGTTTACCCTTCCGGTGATCGTTTCCCTGGCCGTGTTTCTGATCGGCCCCATCTTCTACGCCTTTTTTCTCAGCTTTCAGTCCTTCACCTTTCTCAATCCCGAGGGCGCCGAGTTCGTCGGCCTGGACAATTACATTCAGATGTTCCAGGATGAGCGCTTCCTGCGCGCCCTTCTCAACACCAGCATCTATTCCCTGGGGGTGGTCCCCGTCCAGGTGAGCATCGCCCTGATGCTGGCCCTGATCGTCAACAGCAAGATCAAGGGAAAAACCTTTTTCCGGGTCGCCTATTTTTTGCCCACGGTCACGTCCACGGTGGCCGTCTCCGTCATGTTTCTCTTCCTCTTCAAAAAGGACGGGCTGGTGAACCATATTCTCGGCTTCTTCGGCATTGCGGCGAGGAGCTGGTTTGACGACGTCACCTTCGCACTCCCTTCCATCATGATGATGGCGGTGTGGAGCACCGTGGGGCAGTTTATGGTGATTTACCTGGCGGGCCTGCAGGACATCCCCGACGATCTGTACGAAGCCGCCCAGATTGACGGGGCCAACCGCTGGCAGCAGTTTTGGCACATCACCCTGCCGATGCTGAAGCCCACCACCTTTTTCATCGTGGTGATGTCCATTATCGGCACCTTCCAGGTCTTCGACCAGATGTACGTGATTTCCGGCGGAGACGGGGGGCCCCTGGACGCCACGCTGACGGTGGTGCTCTATCTGTACAACAAGGCCTTCAGGGATTTCGAGATGGGCTATGCCTCGGCCATCGCCTTTTTCCTCTTTTTCGTCATTCTCATCCTGACGCTGATTCAGCGGAAATTCTTCGGCGAAGAGATGCGCATGTGA
- a CDS encoding ABC transporter substrate-binding protein encodes MLKRRWMTWVSLVVAVAFVLSGCGGGSEGSSEDGKVTITLGGAFSSPAEKKIVQEQVAAFEKENPNIKVKLHSITGDYLSEMQTLIAAKDEPDVYYLDSMPAPQFMKLGVLEPLDEYIKKNNVDLSAYEESLVKAFQWEGKTYGIPKDYNTLVLFYNKKMFEEAGVKPPKTWDELKDVAKKLTKGNKKAIALHPSLDRYQPFLIQNGGQVLDEKGNPTLNHPANAEALQFITDLFIKDKVADTPSNLGVEWNGDAFAEEKVAMVFEGGWMIPFLKEKAPDLEYGMVELPVKEKQNSNLAFTVAYVMSKNSKHKEEAFKLLQFLTSEKGQQPVVEGGLALPSLKSMGEKFLEKYPEREAFVKGVEYAEPYQYGEKGNELVDAFNKAAESAILKKTPAKKALEEAQNKLK; translated from the coding sequence ATGCTCAAACGTCGTTGGATGACATGGGTCAGCCTGGTTGTTGCCGTCGCTTTTGTCTTGTCCGGCTGCGGCGGAGGGAGTGAAGGTTCCTCCGAGGACGGGAAAGTGACGATCACCCTCGGCGGCGCTTTCTCCAGCCCGGCGGAGAAGAAGATCGTGCAGGAACAGGTGGCCGCCTTTGAAAAGGAAAATCCGAACATCAAGGTGAAGCTGCACTCGATTACCGGCGATTATCTCAGCGAAATGCAGACGTTGATCGCCGCCAAGGACGAACCGGACGTCTACTACCTGGACAGCATGCCGGCGCCCCAATTCATGAAGTTGGGCGTGCTGGAGCCTCTGGACGAGTACATCAAGAAGAACAACGTGGACCTTTCGGCCTACGAAGAATCGTTGGTGAAAGCGTTTCAATGGGAAGGGAAAACCTACGGCATTCCGAAGGACTACAACACCCTCGTCCTTTTCTACAACAAGAAAATGTTTGAAGAGGCGGGCGTGAAACCGCCCAAAACCTGGGACGAACTTAAGGATGTAGCCAAGAAGCTGACCAAAGGAAACAAAAAGGCAATCGCCCTCCATCCCAGCTTGGACCGCTACCAACCCTTCCTGATCCAAAACGGGGGGCAAGTGTTGGACGAAAAGGGAAATCCGACCCTGAACCATCCGGCCAACGCCGAGGCGCTGCAGTTTATCACCGATCTCTTCATCAAGGATAAGGTGGCGGACACCCCGTCCAACCTGGGCGTGGAGTGGAACGGGGACGCCTTTGCCGAGGAAAAGGTGGCCATGGTGTTTGAAGGGGGATGGATGATTCCCTTCCTGAAGGAAAAGGCTCCGGACCTGGAATACGGCATGGTGGAACTGCCCGTGAAGGAGAAGCAAAATTCCAACCTGGCCTTTACCGTCGCCTACGTGATGTCCAAAAATTCCAAGCACAAGGAGGAGGCCTTCAAGCTGTTGCAGTTCCTCACCAGCGAGAAGGGGCAGCAACCCGTGGTGGAAGGCGGATTGGCCTTGCCCTCCCTGAAGTCGATGGGTGAAAAATTCCTTGAAAAGTATCCGGAGCGGGAGGCCTTCGTGAAGGGCGTCGAATATGCCGAGCCCTACCAATACGGCGAAAAGGGGAACGAATTGGTGGACGCCTTCAACAAGGCGGCGGAATCGGCCATTCTGAAGAAAACCCCGGCCAAGAAGGCCCTGGAAGAAGCGCAAAACAAACTGAAGTGA
- a CDS encoding amylo-alpha-1,6-glucosidase, producing MTQVIKEGDLFFYSDDNGDLPAGDDRGLGMFTQDTRFLSRLEWKLEGIPTVPLGGEADGATSCYRFTNREGTDAEGKPVGGDLLDITRKRWIYGGVVYETFSFINRGDRPVQTRLSLLVDADFADMFVVRGWKGRVGKREGVTPTEKGVRFSYRGVDGVHRTTDVETEGTPAEVADDGTIRFPLRLESNVCRSVHLRYVPGTDGEIPRVIGEQQSLLKLEESEREWFVGTPEVNSDWDDFNRMFARGLKDLRMLLTDLGDGPFPVAGLPIYAVPFGRDSLIAALQALPVRPEVAKGTLRILAKYQGKKEDAWRDEEPGKILHEIRFGELARSGQIPFTPYYGSIDSTPLFLILIAEVYRWTGDLDFVREMVPHAIEALNWIDRYGDPAGTGYVSYAMRSSKGIRNQGWKDSEDSVVHRDGRLAEAPIALSEVQGYVYMAKKAWSDLFRLLGDGERSERLNREAELLRERFARDFWMEDEQFVALALDGEGKQAGTVTSNPGHCLMTGILPPEQAERVARRLLEPDLFSGWGVRTKSSACKSYDPDSYHNGSVWPHDNALILLGLKRLGFYREAERIIRGLVEASVYFQHRLPELFSGHERGEGGPLPYPVACSPQAWAAGTAFTILQAILGVEPDPVGKRIHLHPDLPQGMNRLSVRRLRLGQGVLDLNLERVGDATRTWVEINTTGWDVAIHPC from the coding sequence TTGACTCAGGTCATCAAAGAGGGGGATCTCTTCTTTTACTCGGATGATAACGGCGATCTGCCCGCCGGCGACGACAGGGGGCTGGGAATGTTCACCCAGGACACCCGATTTTTGAGCCGGCTGGAGTGGAAACTGGAGGGCATCCCGACTGTTCCCCTGGGCGGGGAGGCGGACGGGGCGACCAGCTGTTACCGGTTTACCAACCGGGAGGGAACGGACGCCGAGGGAAAACCCGTCGGCGGGGATTTGCTGGACATCACCCGAAAGCGGTGGATCTACGGCGGTGTGGTATATGAGACCTTCTCCTTCATCAACCGCGGGGATCGGCCGGTGCAGACCCGCCTCTCGCTGCTGGTGGATGCCGACTTCGCCGACATGTTCGTGGTGCGCGGCTGGAAAGGGCGGGTCGGGAAACGGGAAGGCGTGACCCCCACGGAAAAAGGCGTGCGCTTCTCCTACCGCGGGGTGGACGGGGTGCACCGGACCACCGATGTGGAAACCGAAGGCACTCCGGCGGAGGTGGCGGATGACGGGACCATCCGGTTTCCGCTCCGCCTGGAATCGAACGTCTGCCGGTCGGTGCATCTCCGGTATGTTCCGGGGACCGACGGAGAGATTCCCCGGGTGATCGGCGAGCAACAATCCCTGTTGAAGCTGGAGGAGAGCGAGCGGGAGTGGTTTGTGGGCACTCCCGAGGTGAACTCGGACTGGGACGATTTCAACCGGATGTTTGCGCGCGGGTTGAAGGATCTGCGCATGCTCTTGACCGATCTGGGCGACGGGCCCTTTCCGGTGGCGGGACTGCCGATTTACGCCGTTCCCTTCGGGAGGGACAGCCTGATCGCGGCGCTGCAGGCCCTTCCCGTTCGCCCGGAGGTGGCCAAGGGAACCCTTCGCATCCTGGCCAAATATCAGGGCAAAAAAGAAGATGCCTGGAGGGATGAGGAGCCGGGGAAGATCCTTCACGAGATCCGGTTCGGCGAACTGGCCCGTTCCGGCCAGATCCCCTTCACGCCCTATTACGGATCCATCGATTCCACCCCGTTGTTTCTCATTCTGATCGCCGAGGTGTACCGCTGGACCGGCGATCTGGACTTCGTGCGCGAGATGGTTCCCCATGCGATCGAGGCGCTGAACTGGATCGACCGGTACGGCGATCCCGCGGGAACCGGTTATGTCTCCTACGCGATGCGGTCTTCCAAAGGCATCCGGAATCAGGGATGGAAGGATTCGGAGGACTCGGTGGTGCACCGGGATGGCCGGCTGGCCGAGGCGCCGATCGCCTTGTCGGAAGTGCAGGGTTACGTCTATATGGCCAAAAAGGCGTGGTCGGATCTGTTCCGCCTGCTGGGGGACGGCGAGCGGTCGGAGCGGCTGAACCGCGAAGCGGAGCTTCTGCGGGAGCGGTTTGCCCGGGACTTCTGGATGGAGGACGAACAGTTCGTCGCCCTGGCGCTGGACGGCGAAGGGAAGCAGGCGGGAACCGTCACTTCCAATCCCGGCCATTGCCTCATGACCGGCATACTCCCGCCCGAACAGGCGGAGCGGGTGGCCCGGCGCCTGTTGGAGCCCGATCTCTTCTCCGGGTGGGGCGTGAGAACGAAGAGCTCCGCCTGCAAATCCTACGATCCGGACAGCTACCACAACGGGTCCGTCTGGCCCCATGACAACGCCCTGATTCTTCTCGGTTTGAAGCGGCTGGGCTTTTACCGGGAAGCGGAGCGGATCATCCGGGGACTGGTGGAGGCATCCGTATATTTCCAACATCGGTTGCCGGAACTTTTCTCCGGGCATGAACGGGGAGAAGGGGGCCCGCTTCCCTATCCGGTCGCCTGTTCGCCCCAGGCGTGGGCGGCGGGAACCGCCTTCACCATCCTGCAGGCGATCCTGGGGGTGGAGCCGGACCCTGTCGGCAAGCGGATTCATCTTCATCCCGATTTGCCGCAGGGGATGAACCGGTTGTCCGTCCGGCGGCTCCGGCTGGGGCAGGGGGTGCTGGATCTCAACCTGGAGCGGGTCGGCGACGCCACCCGCACCTGGGTCGAGATCAACACCACGGGCTGGGATGTGGCGATCCATCCCTGCTAG
- a CDS encoding aldo/keto reductase yields MQYARLGTSHLKVSRIGMGTGGWMWDGMDESEATYALHRAVDLGINLIDTAPLYGFGRAEEIIGKALAESRSRNRVVIATKAGLEWDARRRIWWCNASRKRILEEIEQSLRRLRTDWIDLYQIHWPDPETPIEETAETLLSLYEKGVIRAVGVSNFRPEQMEAWRKVAPLHANQLQLNLFRRHFLETAFRHCRRHDIGTLTWGTLAGGLLTGKFSADTAFPENDARRHDPMFQGERFRQYLAATEELKKTAAERGRTVTQLAVRWTLQQPGVTVALWGARRPDHLDEVPGVFGWSLSDRDFARIDDILRKTVTNPLPPPPPDFRPPSRSEMKRWRR; encoded by the coding sequence ATGCAATACGCCCGCCTGGGAACATCGCACCTGAAGGTCTCCCGGATCGGCATGGGCACGGGAGGATGGATGTGGGACGGGATGGATGAATCGGAGGCGACTTACGCCCTTCACCGGGCCGTCGATCTGGGCATCAACCTGATCGACACGGCCCCCCTGTACGGGTTCGGCCGGGCGGAGGAAATCATCGGAAAAGCCCTCGCGGAATCCCGCAGCCGAAACCGGGTGGTGATCGCGACAAAAGCCGGCCTCGAGTGGGACGCGCGCAGGCGCATCTGGTGGTGCAACGCATCCCGCAAGCGGATCCTGGAGGAAATCGAGCAAAGCCTGCGCCGCCTGCGGACCGACTGGATCGACCTTTATCAAATCCATTGGCCTGACCCGGAAACGCCGATCGAAGAGACGGCGGAGACGCTGCTTTCTTTGTACGAAAAGGGCGTGATCCGGGCCGTCGGCGTCAGCAATTTCCGTCCGGAACAAATGGAAGCGTGGCGAAAGGTCGCCCCCCTCCACGCGAACCAACTGCAGCTCAATCTGTTCCGGCGTCATTTTCTCGAAACGGCTTTCCGCCACTGCCGCCGGCACGACATCGGGACGCTCACCTGGGGCACCTTGGCCGGCGGGCTGCTCACCGGAAAATTTTCCGCCGACACCGCCTTTCCCGAAAACGATGCCCGGCGCCATGACCCGATGTTTCAAGGGGAGCGGTTCCGCCAATACCTGGCCGCGACGGAGGAACTGAAAAAAACGGCGGCGGAAAGGGGACGCACCGTCACCCAACTGGCCGTCCGCTGGACCCTCCAACAACCCGGTGTGACGGTCGCCCTGTGGGGAGCCCGCAGGCCGGATCACTTGGACGAGGTGCCCGGCGTCTTCGGCTGGTCGCTGTCCGATCGGGATTTCGCCCGCATCGACGACATTCTGCGGAAAACGGTGACAAATCCCCTTCCACCGCCTCCGCCGGATTTCCGTCCCCCCTCCCGGTCGGAGATGAAAAGATGGAGAAGGTGA
- a CDS encoding YolD-like family protein, whose product MDRGNKLWEGHRLLLPQHRDLILEEKQKAKEYHPPELAADELEALDRTIRWSRAKKRPIVLTYASKYGPKRCTGVVLNINLLEGWIILQSGEEKRLIPLSKIVGAEAESGWE is encoded by the coding sequence ATGGATCGGGGAAACAAGCTGTGGGAGGGTCACCGGCTCCTGCTGCCGCAGCACCGGGACCTGATCTTGGAGGAAAAGCAGAAGGCGAAGGAGTATCATCCGCCGGAACTGGCGGCGGACGAGTTGGAAGCCCTCGACCGGACGATCCGATGGTCCCGGGCGAAAAAAAGGCCGATTGTACTTACCTACGCCAGCAAGTACGGTCCGAAGCGGTGCACCGGGGTCGTCCTGAACATCAATCTCCTCGAAGGATGGATCATTCTTCAGAGCGGGGAAGAAAAACGGTTGATTCCCCTGTCCAAAATCGTCGGAGCCGAAGCGGAATCTGGCTGGGAATGA
- a CDS encoding TIGR02206 family membrane protein yields the protein MFRRFFAGEDDPLLVQSGSPGLFTLQHLMVVLLLLATVCLALHRIRQQAFRTRFLWTLCAFASLVVLDVARMIWEARTGQFDLKEGLPLQLCGIQMFAIPLALFSRGRIGDYMREFVFAYGTVGFLLALLLPIPALQIYPVFHFRSMQSMLYHTALGFVALMLPHLNYRPDIRNVRKAYAVLVACALFTGAVNMLFGSNYLYTSALPIPFDLLPWPLYLPFLLAFALLVGRLPYYAHHSFRSIRRAGTGAPQRRESISKR from the coding sequence ATGTTTCGTCGGTTTTTTGCCGGGGAAGACGATCCGCTGCTGGTCCAAAGCGGCTCCCCCGGCCTTTTTACCCTCCAGCACCTGATGGTTGTGCTGCTCCTGCTTGCTACCGTCTGTCTGGCCTTGCACCGCATAAGACAACAAGCGTTCCGCACCCGCTTCTTGTGGACCCTTTGCGCCTTTGCGTCACTGGTCGTGCTCGATGTGGCGAGGATGATCTGGGAAGCCCGCACGGGCCAATTTGACCTCAAGGAGGGCTTGCCGCTGCAGCTTTGCGGCATCCAGATGTTTGCCATTCCCTTGGCCCTGTTTTCGCGCGGCCGGATCGGCGACTACATGCGGGAGTTTGTGTTCGCCTACGGCACCGTGGGCTTTTTGCTCGCGCTCCTCCTGCCGATCCCGGCACTGCAAATCTATCCCGTATTCCACTTCAGGAGCATGCAAAGCATGCTGTATCACACCGCTCTGGGCTTTGTCGCCCTGATGTTGCCTCACTTGAATTACCGCCCGGACATAAGGAACGTGCGAAAGGCATACGCCGTGCTCGTCGCATGCGCGCTGTTTACGGGCGCTGTGAACATGCTTTTCGGCAGCAATTATTTGTACACTTCCGCGCTTCCCATCCCCTTTGACCTGCTTCCCTGGCCGCTGTATCTTCCGTTTCTTCTGGCGTTTGCGCTGTTGGTGGGGCGACTGCCCTACTACGCGCATCATTCTTTCCGCTCCATCCGCCGCGCCGGAACCGGCGCGCCGCAAAGGCGGGAATCCATCTCCAAACGTTGA
- a CDS encoding L-cystine transporter codes for MKAPLLILNMVLFLLILYGLYFMQRKRLSFSKRVFTALGVGIVFGFALQWAYASNRDPLTASIDWFDIVGSGYVKLLQMIVIPLIFISILMTFTKMKLSNNTGKIAGLIIAILIGTTAIAAAIGVAAALGFDLKAVQIEQGDAELSRAEEIQGKFEEIKDQTFPQKILELLPANPFLDFTGARPTSTIAVVIFATILGLSYLGVKRKSPEQADLFAKIVESLHAVVMRMVTLVLRLTPYGVFAMMTKAVATTDVGSVLKLGKFVIASYAALLAMFAVHLVLLAIFRLNPLIYVKKALPVLSFAFTSRSSAGTLPLNIQTQTNQLGVSEGIANLSGSFGVSIGQNGCAGIYPAMLAVMIAPTVGINPMDPVFLITLILTVAISSLGVAGVGGGATFAAILVLSAMNLPIGLAGLLISIEPLIDMGRTALNVSGSMTAGLLTGRITKELDLDVYKAKSGAEY; via the coding sequence TTGAAGGCGCCATTGTTGATATTAAACATGGTATTGTTTCTTCTGATCCTTTACGGCCTGTATTTTATGCAGCGAAAACGCCTTTCCTTTTCCAAGCGCGTTTTCACCGCCCTCGGCGTGGGGATTGTGTTCGGATTTGCCCTGCAGTGGGCTTACGCGTCCAATCGGGATCCCTTGACGGCCTCGATCGATTGGTTTGATATCGTGGGAAGCGGGTATGTGAAGCTGTTGCAGATGATCGTCATCCCGCTGATTTTCATCTCCATTTTGATGACGTTCACAAAAATGAAACTCTCCAACAATACCGGCAAGATCGCCGGGCTGATCATCGCCATTTTGATCGGCACGACGGCGATTGCCGCGGCCATCGGCGTCGCCGCCGCCCTGGGCTTTGATCTGAAGGCGGTTCAGATCGAACAGGGCGATGCGGAACTTTCAAGGGCGGAAGAGATCCAGGGGAAGTTTGAGGAGATCAAGGACCAAACGTTCCCCCAAAAAATCCTTGAGCTCCTGCCGGCCAATCCCTTTTTGGACTTCACCGGGGCGCGTCCCACTTCGACGATCGCCGTCGTCATCTTTGCGACCATTCTCGGCCTCTCCTATTTGGGGGTCAAAAGGAAAAGTCCGGAGCAGGCCGATCTGTTTGCAAAGATTGTCGAATCGCTCCACGCGGTCGTCATGAGAATGGTGACGCTCGTTTTGCGCCTCACTCCCTACGGAGTGTTCGCCATGATGACGAAGGCGGTGGCGACGACGGATGTGGGGTCGGTTTTGAAACTGGGCAAGTTCGTCATCGCCTCCTATGCGGCCTTACTCGCGATGTTTGCCGTGCACCTGGTCTTGCTGGCGATATTCCGATTGAATCCGCTGATTTACGTGAAAAAGGCCTTGCCGGTCCTTTCCTTTGCGTTTACGTCGCGCTCCAGCGCGGGAACCCTTCCGCTGAACATCCAAACCCAGACGAACCAGCTGGGCGTGTCCGAGGGAATCGCCAATCTGTCCGGTTCCTTCGGGGTCTCGATCGGACAGAACGGATGCGCCGGAATTTATCCGGCGATGCTCGCCGTCATGATCGCGCCAACGGTCGGCATCAACCCGATGGATCCCGTTTTCCTCATCACCCTGATTCTGACGGTGGCCATCAGCTCGCTGGGGGTGGCGGGCGTCGGGGGAGGAGCCACCTTTGCCGCCATCCTGGTCCTGTCGGCGATGAACCTGCCGATCGGTTTGGCCGGCTTGCTGATTTCGATCGAACCCCTGATCGACATGGGGCGCACGGCCCTCAACGTGAGCGGAAGCATGACGGCGGGGCTGCTGACCGGACGGATTACCAAAGAGCTGGATCTGGATGTGTATAAGGCGAAATCAGGAGCAGAATATTAA